Proteins encoded together in one Pseudomonadota bacterium window:
- the dapB gene encoding 4-hydroxy-tetrahydrodipicolinate reductase, giving the protein MTRVDLALHGAAGRMGRAVLALLTSSGTGLAARGVGGAAELCLVAALERRGHPGLGEDVGELVRAPRLLGVRLEDSLESALGQAARPVRLVVDFSGASEFERLCEGCQEHGLGLVSGTTGLDAAGLAAADRLAESAPVLLAPNFSLGINALLHLADRASRMLGTEFDAEIVEMHHRRKVDAPSGTAVSLADVVARAHGLEPATDIVHGRSGEPGPRPSNQLGVLALRGGDVVGEHTLLLAGSGERLELTHRAHDRAIFARGALRASAWLASQPPGRYCMADVLGVAADGGSSAWHEP; this is encoded by the coding sequence GTGACCCGCGTGGATCTGGCGCTGCATGGGGCGGCAGGGCGGATGGGTCGCGCGGTGCTGGCACTGCTGACGAGCTCCGGCACCGGTCTCGCAGCTCGCGGCGTGGGAGGGGCTGCCGAGCTGTGTCTGGTAGCCGCGCTCGAACGCCGCGGTCACCCCGGGCTGGGCGAGGATGTGGGCGAGCTCGTCCGGGCCCCGAGGCTGCTCGGGGTGCGTCTCGAGGATTCGCTTGAATCCGCTCTTGGACAAGCCGCGCGTCCGGTCCGCCTGGTGGTTGATTTCAGCGGGGCGAGCGAATTCGAGCGACTATGCGAGGGCTGCCAGGAGCACGGCCTGGGACTGGTTTCCGGCACCACGGGTCTGGACGCAGCCGGGCTGGCCGCAGCCGACCGGCTGGCCGAGTCGGCACCGGTGCTGCTGGCGCCCAACTTCAGCCTCGGCATCAACGCGCTGCTGCACCTGGCCGATCGGGCAAGCCGCATGCTGGGGACCGAGTTCGACGCGGAAATCGTGGAAATGCATCATCGGCGCAAGGTCGACGCCCCGAGCGGCACCGCAGTCAGCTTGGCCGATGTGGTCGCACGTGCGCACGGCCTCGAGCCGGCCACCGACATCGTTCACGGGCGCTCCGGTGAGCCGGGTCCGCGCCCCTCGAATCAGCTCGGCGTCCTCGCGCTGCGCGGGGGGGACGTGGTAGGTGAGCACACGCTGCTGCTGGCGGGTTCCGGCGAGCGGCTCGAGCTCACGCACCGCGCCCACGACCGAGCGATCTTCGCCCGCGGCGCGCTCAGGGCGAGCGCCTGGCTGGCAAGCCAGCCCCCAGGACGCTACTGCATGGCCGATGTGCTCGGGGTTGCGGCCGACGGAGGCTCCAGCGCCTGGCACGAGCCCTAA